A genomic region of Nitrospinota bacterium contains the following coding sequences:
- a CDS encoding type II toxin-antitoxin system mRNA interferase toxin, RelE/StbE family, with protein MRRLIKGFHDEALKGEWSGCRSSRLNMQYRVIYEAREAEVTVYVIKITAHDYRR; from the coding sequence ATGAGACGGTTAATAAAGGGTTTCCATGACGAGGCTTTGAAAGGGGAATGGAGCGGATGCCGGTCTTCCAGGCTAAACATGCAATACCGTGTTATATACGAGGCGCGTGAGGCGGAAGTGACGGTTTATGTCATCAAGATCACGGCGCACGATTACAGGAGATAG
- a CDS encoding helix-turn-helix transcriptional regulator, whose amino-acid sequence MARKGFFPAKTLVKLTVGESVRVLRELQEMSQADLAKASGIPQSTISGIENGRIRLGVERAKTLARALKCHPAVILFPGWDIENAA is encoded by the coding sequence ATGGCACGTAAAGGTTTCTTCCCGGCTAAAACACTCGTCAAGCTGACTGTAGGCGAATCTGTCCGCGTTTTGCGGGAGCTTCAGGAAATGAGCCAGGCCGATTTGGCCAAAGCGTCGGGTATCCCGCAATCAACGATCTCCGGAATCGAGAATGGACGGATACGTCTTGGCGTCGAGCGGGCGAAAACATTGGCCCGCGCGCTAAAGTGCCATCCGGCGGTAATTCTGTTTCCCGGGTGGGACATCGAAAACGCGGCTTAA
- a CDS encoding ABC-2 family transporter protein: protein MRDLAVYLKLMVSAVRAKMEYRFTFLFMFLAIVVFYLGQLGVVIVALARFTNINGWNAGEMAFLYGLLVFSQGVATALFAPLANFESLIISGDFDRYLVRPLNPLAQVVTGSFEINSVAHLMIGSAALYYGSRLAGLEWNLGRLLFFAAVMAGAALIHGGVRLAVSAVAFWTLRNRSLVHMIVYSSKEFVIYPVSIYKMWIQVFLTVVFPIAFINFYPSHYFLAKDPSALFHPYLQYLTPLAGLVVFALAHMLWKKGIDQYQSAGS from the coding sequence ATGCGCGACCTTGCTGTTTACTTGAAACTGATGGTAAGCGCGGTGCGCGCTAAAATGGAGTACCGCTTCACATTTTTGTTCATGTTCCTGGCCATCGTGGTGTTCTACCTGGGGCAGCTTGGGGTGGTGATCGTGGCGCTGGCCCGGTTCACCAACATCAACGGATGGAACGCGGGGGAGATGGCTTTTCTATACGGTCTGCTGGTGTTCAGCCAGGGGGTGGCCACGGCGCTTTTCGCCCCGCTGGCAAACTTTGAAAGCCTTATTATCAGCGGCGATTTCGACAGATATCTTGTGCGCCCGCTAAATCCATTGGCGCAGGTGGTCACCGGATCGTTTGAAATAAACTCCGTGGCGCATTTGATGATCGGCTCGGCGGCTCTCTATTACGGATCGAGGCTGGCGGGGCTGGAATGGAACCTTGGGCGTTTGCTGTTTTTCGCGGCGGTGATGGCGGGGGCGGCGCTTATCCACGGCGGGGTGCGGCTGGCGGTGTCGGCTGTGGCGTTCTGGACCTTGCGAAACCGCTCCCTGGTCCACATGATCGTGTACAGTTCCAAGGAGTTCGTTATATATCCGGTGTCCATATACAAAATGTGGATACAGGTGTTCCTGACGGTGGTGTTCCCCATCGCGTTCATAAATTTCTACCCGAGCCACTATTTCCTCGCAAAGGACCCGTCCGCGCTGTTCCATCCGTACCTGCAATACCTCACGCCGCTGGCCGGGCTCGTGGTGTTCGCGCTGGCGCACATGCTATGGAAAAAGGGGATAGACCAGTATCAGAGCGCGGGGAGTTGA
- a CDS encoding ABC-2 family transporter protein: protein MKTQEPDIRDRAVPVYLNFAAKSFQAQLMYKFEYFIGVFNGLLYIFIFTSLWDTIYKAQPGAGGGYFTRQGIITYAVFAMIIRVSMTMEDNEITSRVRSGAIAMDLIKPVNYFLMNLSECFGETVFHWFARVTPIVIISVVSFDVALPASAAGYAMAIFAWVLGYMILFTMNFAFSMLAFWFIETFSFQLMKYGLLTMFSGSIMPVDFFPEWSKPLIALMPFQYIFYAPAAIFTGHISGGRAIELMTLQMAWLAALSGVCALMWNAARRKLVTQGG, encoded by the coding sequence GTGAAGACACAGGAGCCGGACATCAGGGACCGCGCCGTGCCGGTGTACCTGAATTTCGCGGCCAAATCTTTCCAGGCCCAGCTTATGTACAAGTTCGAGTATTTCATCGGAGTGTTCAACGGCCTGCTTTACATTTTCATATTCACCTCCCTTTGGGACACGATTTACAAGGCGCAACCCGGGGCGGGGGGGGGATATTTCACGCGGCAGGGGATTATCACCTACGCCGTGTTCGCAATGATAATCCGCGTCTCCATGACGATGGAGGACAACGAGATAACATCGCGCGTCCGCAGCGGCGCCATCGCCATGGACCTTATAAAGCCTGTGAACTATTTTCTGATGAACCTTTCGGAATGTTTTGGGGAGACTGTGTTCCACTGGTTCGCCCGGGTGACACCCATCGTTATCATCAGCGTCGTTTCGTTTGACGTGGCCCTGCCGGCAAGCGCCGCCGGATACGCCATGGCGATTTTCGCGTGGGTCTTGGGATACATGATACTTTTCACCATGAACTTCGCGTTCTCCATGCTGGCGTTCTGGTTTATCGAGACCTTCAGTTTCCAGTTGATGAAATACGGGCTTCTGACGATGTTCTCAGGCTCGATCATGCCGGTGGACTTTTTTCCGGAATGGAGCAAGCCGCTTATCGCCCTCATGCCGTTCCAGTATATTTTCTACGCCCCGGCGGCCATATTCACAGGCCATATAAGCGGGGGGCGCGCCATTGAACTTATGACACTGCAGATGGCGTGGCTTGCCGCGCTGTCCGGAGTGTGCGCGCTGATGTGGAACGCCGCTCGGCGCAAGCTTGTGACGCAGGGGGGATGA
- a CDS encoding ATP-binding cassette domain-containing protein has product MAEEVILAENLTREFKISTGRGGLLGSVANLFKMQRSVKKAVDGVSFSIKEGEFAGYVGENGAGKSTTIKILTGILTPTSGRASVAGIVPYENRIENSRNIGVVFGQRTQLWWDLPVEDSFDLLRSIYHVPQADYARNFRELSETLELAPLLRTPARKLSLGQRMRCDLAASLLHNPRVLFLDEPTIGLDIIAKDQVRKFLKRINAERKTTIILTTHDMDDIEALCERIIILDEGRIAYDGSTDRLKNLYAREKLLEVEFHDYYPDIAALPGARLVKSEANRKWIRFNPDETSVQSVISSLLANYQVKDIAIHEPTVEDVVKNIYSNGMPPVRAAMGGV; this is encoded by the coding sequence ATGGCTGAAGAAGTGATTTTGGCCGAGAACCTTACAAGGGAGTTCAAAATCTCCACCGGAAGGGGAGGGTTGCTTGGCTCGGTGGCCAACCTTTTCAAAATGCAACGTTCCGTGAAAAAGGCGGTGGACGGGGTCTCTTTCTCCATAAAGGAAGGTGAGTTCGCCGGCTACGTCGGCGAGAACGGGGCAGGGAAGTCCACCACAATAAAGATTTTGACCGGAATTCTCACCCCCACCTCGGGGCGCGCGTCGGTGGCGGGGATCGTGCCGTATGAAAACCGGATCGAGAACTCCCGGAACATCGGCGTTGTTTTCGGCCAGCGCACCCAACTGTGGTGGGACCTGCCGGTGGAGGATTCTTTCGACCTGCTCCGTTCCATATACCACGTTCCCCAGGCAGACTATGCGCGCAATTTCCGGGAGCTTTCGGAGACTCTGGAGCTTGCTCCGCTTTTGCGCACCCCCGCGCGCAAGCTTTCACTGGGGCAGCGGATGCGGTGCGACCTGGCGGCCTCCTTGCTCCACAATCCCCGCGTCCTTTTCCTCGACGAGCCGACCATCGGGCTGGACATCATCGCAAAGGACCAGGTCCGCAAGTTTTTAAAAAGGATCAACGCCGAGCGCAAGACCACGATAATCCTTACCACCCACGACATGGACGATATAGAGGCGCTGTGCGAGCGGATAATCATCCTCGACGAAGGGCGCATCGCCTATGACGGCTCAACGGACCGGCTAAAGAACCTGTACGCCCGTGAAAAACTGCTGGAGGTGGAGTTCCACGATTATTATCCGGACATCGCCGCGCTCCCCGGCGCAAGGCTCGTCAAAAGCGAGGCGAACAGGAAATGGATACGCTTCAACCCGGACGAGACGAGCGTGCAGAGCGTGATATCCAGTCTTCTGGCCAATTACCAGGTCAAGGACATCGCCATCCACGAGCCGACGGTGGAGGACGTGGTGAAAAACATCTACTCCAACGGGATGCCGCCGGTCAGAGCGGCCATGGGGGGCGTGTGA